The Streptomyces sp. NBC_00435 nucleotide sequence GTACGTGCAGGGCCGCCCCGACATCCCGCGCGGCGGGGTACTGATGCCGCAGGACGGAGACCGCTGGCTGGTGACCCTCATCGGCAACGGCAAGCACGCCCCGCCCGTCAAGGACGAGGAGTTCTTCACGTTCGCCCGGAGCCTGCGCAGCCCGGCCCTGTACGACGCCATCCGCGACGCGACCCCGCTCTCCGCGCCCACCGCCTTCCGGGGCACGGCCAACGAATGGCGGCACTACGAGCGCCTGGAGCGCTGGCCGGCCGGCTTCGTGGTCCTCGGCGACGCCGCCTGCCGGTTCAACCCCGTGTACGGGCACGGCATGACGGTCGCCGCGCTCGCCGCGGAGGCCCTGGCCAAGGAGATCCGGACCCTGAACCCGGGGCAGATCGCCGCCGCCTCCCGCCGGATCCAGCGCAGGACCACGGCGGCCGCCGCCGTGCCCTGGCAGATCGCCACCAGCGAGGACTTGCGGTACCCGGTGACGGACGGGCCGCCGCCGGACCGGGCGACACGGATCCTGCAGCGCTACATGGCCCGGGTGGTCGCGGGAGCCAACACCGATCCGGCGATCGCCGCCCGCTTCTTCGGAGTGCTGTCGCTGACCAGTTCGCCGGGCACCCTGCTCGACCCCGTCACGATGGTCCGGGTCCTGTCGAAGTGGCGGCTGCCGAAGGCTCCGGACACCGCCGACTATCCGGCGCACCACGGCCCGCCGGTGGGGCGGGGGGACAGGGTGGAGAGCCGGCCGCCGGCCTGACGGGTCAGGCCAGGAAGCGCTCGACGGCCGCACGGGCCCGGGCGTTCGAGGCCGCGGCGTCGGCCAGGGCCCGGGCCAGGGCGTCGATCCACTCGTCGAAGTCCACCTCGCGCCGGGAGAGCACGATGCCCCGCACCTCGTGGGAGATCTCCCCGGTCACCCGGCCCCGGTCCGTCCGCAGCGAGAGCCGCCGCTCCCCGAGCGTGACGTCCAGTTCGGCCACCGGTCCCTCGCGCCCGGCCACCCGCTGCGCGAGGGACCGGCGGCGCCTGATCCGTACGGCGCCGGGCGGCAGCGAGTCCACCAGCCTTGCCGACAGCACGTTGACGTAGAGGTGCAGGTCCGAGCTGT carries:
- a CDS encoding FAD-dependent oxidoreductase: MDDDATDNHPRTTHSRADPQAGPQAGSRADPQAGDHAVVLGAGMAGLLAARVLARRFPRVTVIERDELPQGEAVFRPGLPQSRHAHVLWSRGVDLIELMLPGITGELVDAGAHLLDSPRDFLWLSPADWFGPVSGARVLLASRELLDRTVRREVLRDGRIRVRAGTPATGLTAGPDGRSVTGVELRDGERLAARLVVDATGRTSKATAWLTELGHPAPEVTRYDSHLGYSSRYFAIPVDPGRRWQGMYVQGRPDIPRGGVLMPQDGDRWLVTLIGNGKHAPPVKDEEFFTFARSLRSPALYDAIRDATPLSAPTAFRGTANEWRHYERLERWPAGFVVLGDAACRFNPVYGHGMTVAALAAEALAKEIRTLNPGQIAAASRRIQRRTTAAAAVPWQIATSEDLRYPVTDGPPPDRATRILQRYMARVVAGANTDPAIAARFFGVLSLTSSPGTLLDPVTMVRVLSKWRLPKAPDTADYPAHHGPPVGRGDRVESRPPA